In one window of Spartinivicinus marinus DNA:
- a CDS encoding efflux RND transporter periplasmic adaptor subunit, producing MRFLLIILQACITISLTATTQLSWSDTPTLVSAKTVNQLQFYPEQSAPAKVVALNQSQIPAEINARLIHMPVNVGDLVKQGELLAKLDCQQTQFNQQSQQAKYAQLQSLLAFNQRELKRSEKLARQKNIGEAEFDRNKTNVADIQAQLQAQQATLAIAKLNTQYCQITAPFSGLVTKKMADVGEMLAIGTPVVELLQTNQLEVSAKIALTDELTFKQAKSYTLKANGKKYPLQLRSFLPFIENSTRSREARLVFTSESIITGTTGRLLWQSPIPHLPAHLLQKRNGHYGIFIIHDNKAQFIAAEQAQEGRPIPLSIATDQLVIIDGRHGLVEGQTIKLINAKEQNNNVASQFN from the coding sequence ATGAGATTTCTTTTAATCATCCTTCAAGCTTGTATCACTATCAGCCTTACGGCCACAACCCAGTTGAGTTGGTCTGACACGCCTACGTTAGTCAGCGCTAAAACCGTTAACCAACTACAGTTTTATCCAGAGCAATCGGCTCCCGCCAAGGTTGTAGCCCTTAATCAAAGCCAGATACCAGCAGAAATAAATGCTCGGTTAATTCATATGCCTGTTAATGTCGGTGATTTGGTTAAGCAAGGGGAGCTGCTTGCCAAGCTAGATTGTCAACAAACTCAATTTAATCAGCAGTCACAACAAGCCAAGTACGCTCAGTTGCAAAGCCTGCTGGCATTTAATCAGCGTGAGCTTAAACGCAGTGAAAAGTTGGCTCGACAAAAAAATATTGGCGAGGCAGAGTTTGATCGCAATAAAACTAATGTGGCAGATATTCAAGCACAATTACAAGCTCAACAAGCAACTTTAGCTATTGCCAAACTTAATACTCAATACTGTCAAATTACTGCACCTTTTTCAGGCCTGGTAACAAAAAAAATGGCCGACGTAGGAGAAATGCTAGCCATTGGCACACCGGTTGTTGAATTGTTACAAACCAATCAACTAGAAGTCTCCGCCAAAATAGCATTAACTGATGAGCTCACATTCAAACAGGCAAAATCCTACACGCTGAAAGCCAATGGTAAAAAATACCCATTACAATTACGTTCTTTTCTACCATTTATTGAGAACAGCACTCGAAGTCGTGAAGCACGTTTAGTGTTTACCTCTGAAAGTATAATTACAGGCACCACCGGTCGGCTATTGTGGCAAAGTCCTATCCCTCACTTACCTGCTCACCTGTTACAAAAACGTAATGGTCATTATGGCATATTCATAATTCATGATAATAAGGCACAGTTTATAGCAGCTGAACAAGCCCAGGAAGGCCGTCCAATTCCTTTAAGTATTGCCACTGATCAATTAGTGATTATTGATGGTCGCCATGGCCTTGTCGAAGGACAAACCATTAAGCTTATCAACGCCAAGGAGCAGAACAATAATGTGGCTTCGCAGTTTAATTGA
- a CDS encoding TetR/AcrR family transcriptional regulator, with translation MSLTRKASAEITRQNIIQAAFEIAGDSGYEALTTNALIQRAGIAKGTLYHHFKNLDEVVFAVIRKIVEDCMQSVPIEQFNSMREYLYAVGQYQLDCFFQDPRLINTVYGFLPKGMQDPQFRLLAQELLDSVCAQISPAIKQFYSNTVSDEKVTRAIRMVDIFSIGFGVHQSIYQDKQRYQAIWQDFVDMLESYLNNS, from the coding sequence ATGTCACTTACACGTAAAGCTTCGGCAGAAATAACCCGGCAAAACATCATTCAGGCGGCCTTTGAAATTGCTGGCGACTCTGGCTATGAGGCGCTGACAACTAACGCACTTATTCAACGGGCAGGCATTGCCAAAGGTACGCTGTATCACCACTTCAAAAATTTAGATGAAGTGGTTTTTGCGGTTATTAGGAAGATCGTAGAAGACTGTATGCAAAGTGTGCCTATTGAACAATTTAACTCTATGCGAGAATACCTTTATGCTGTTGGGCAGTATCAACTTGATTGCTTCTTTCAGGATCCTCGGCTAATCAACACGGTTTACGGCTTTCTACCAAAAGGAATGCAAGACCCTCAATTTCGGTTACTAGCCCAGGAGCTGTTAGATAGTGTTTGTGCCCAGATATCTCCAGCCATAAAGCAGTTTTACAGTAATACAGTCAGTGACGAGAAAGTAACAAGAGCCATTCGAATGGTAGATATCTTCAGTATTGGTTTTGGTGTGCATCAAAGTATTTATCAAGACAAACAGCGTTATCAGGCTATTTGGCAAGACTTTGTTGATATGTTGGAAAGTTACTTAAACAACTCCTGA
- a CDS encoding efflux RND transporter permease subunit: MWLRSLIENHKLTNLLFGLVLLMGYLIYQQLPREQDPSINFNWVQITTLLPGASAKDIERKVTDILEDSLEKIQDIKFVSSTSREGVSSILVRFQDINQRLFDKRMADLRREINNVEDELPDEVERPNIVEITSANAFPTATVVVAGPADDENLRRQASILENELARIPGVDRVQLTGEKDPEIQVRFDIEKIQLLNISPVTIANSIRNFYTDISAGSARIGLDQWLIRIEGTTTNPDELAKLPILTNEGSLSEIRLGDIATVVQARAKADRLVRFQGRPAVLFAIMKQESTNTLELVERISQFVIQKNTYAEELGVNISLIDDQTLITRNALSIMQNNALLGLIFVLFVSWVFLGSRISILVTIGIPFTLAGTFITLNILDQTLNTSVLLAIVIALGMLVDDAVVVVESIYSKLRQGITGIEAAWTGLTEVISPVTASVLTTIAAFLPLMLLPGILGKFMMIIPLVVTTALAISLIEAYWMLPGHILAAKVSFANPSKVDKYRQIFIHRLKVYYGFALIKIMRHPIKTLATLVLLFILSLTAVGSGLIRMDFFAADTIRLFYINVEMPTTSSLDETMEKVLEVEQLAYRDLSTEETRSIVSYSGQMFTETEPLFGEHLGQVLVSLKPPADGLRSVEQIIEDMRTKVATVVGATNISFLKLAGGPPTSKPISVKVRGKDYTELRQATDALKAFMAKDNRFKDITDDDSQGRNSLTLKLNYDAINQLNILPSDIHRTVKMLVDGEIVSYVQHEGDRIALRLKSTSAVNNQFDDIEALLRLSVPIAQGNNVPLRELVIANTEQVKGNIRHYNFLRTITLEADIDKLQIDTVAANKLIQDYWPTIAANYPNASLDFSGELDDIQESIDAIGMLFLLGIGLMYLILSTQFQSYFQPLMVLITVPMAFVGVVLGLLVSGNPLSLFTMYGIVALAGIAVNAAIVLISTANNNLAKNMSLMHATFYAARRRMLPIIITTLTTIAGLFSLAVGLGGHSLIWSPVATAIVWGLVFSSFLTLFIVPVLYQMSMQRKSKNKISL, encoded by the coding sequence ATGTGGCTTCGCAGTTTAATTGAAAACCACAAACTGACTAATCTGCTTTTTGGATTAGTGTTATTAATGGGGTATTTAATTTATCAACAACTGCCACGAGAGCAGGACCCCAGCATTAATTTCAATTGGGTTCAAATTACTACCTTGCTACCAGGTGCCTCAGCAAAAGATATTGAAAGAAAAGTTACTGATATTCTCGAAGATTCATTAGAAAAAATTCAAGATATTAAATTTGTTTCCAGCACCAGTCGTGAGGGAGTGTCCAGCATTCTGGTGCGCTTTCAAGATATCAATCAACGCCTTTTTGATAAACGAATGGCTGATCTTCGTCGAGAAATTAATAATGTTGAAGATGAACTACCCGATGAAGTTGAGCGCCCCAATATCGTGGAAATTACCTCTGCTAATGCTTTTCCTACTGCAACAGTCGTAGTAGCAGGTCCTGCTGATGATGAAAATCTACGGCGTCAGGCAAGTATTTTAGAAAACGAGCTAGCCCGCATACCAGGCGTTGATCGAGTACAGTTAACCGGTGAAAAAGACCCAGAAATTCAAGTACGCTTTGATATTGAAAAAATTCAACTATTAAACATATCTCCTGTCACTATCGCTAATTCCATTCGTAATTTTTATACTGATATTTCAGCAGGGAGTGCCCGTATCGGTCTAGATCAGTGGTTAATTCGCATTGAAGGCACCACCACCAACCCTGACGAATTAGCTAAATTACCTATCCTCACAAATGAAGGATCCCTATCAGAAATCCGTTTGGGCGACATTGCAACTGTGGTACAAGCGCGGGCAAAAGCAGACCGGCTGGTTCGTTTTCAAGGTCGTCCAGCGGTTCTGTTTGCCATTATGAAGCAGGAAAGTACTAATACCCTGGAACTTGTTGAGCGCATTAGCCAATTTGTTATCCAAAAAAATACTTATGCTGAAGAGCTTGGTGTTAATATCAGTTTAATCGACGACCAGACGCTAATTACTCGAAATGCGCTTAGCATTATGCAAAATAATGCATTACTAGGACTTATTTTTGTTTTGTTTGTTTCCTGGGTATTCCTTGGATCACGGATCAGCATTCTGGTAACCATTGGTATTCCTTTTACCCTAGCTGGTACATTTATTACCCTGAATATTCTTGATCAAACTTTAAATACATCTGTACTGTTAGCTATTGTCATTGCTCTGGGTATGCTCGTAGATGATGCAGTGGTGGTTGTGGAATCCATTTACAGCAAATTAAGACAAGGAATCACAGGCATTGAAGCAGCCTGGACAGGGTTAACTGAAGTCATCAGCCCTGTTACAGCCTCAGTACTTACGACAATTGCAGCCTTTTTACCACTTATGCTGCTGCCAGGGATTCTAGGCAAGTTTATGATGATTATTCCCTTGGTTGTTACCACAGCGCTTGCTATCAGCTTGATTGAAGCTTACTGGATGCTGCCAGGCCATATTCTCGCCGCCAAAGTGTCATTTGCTAACCCCTCAAAAGTGGATAAATACCGACAAATCTTTATCCATCGATTAAAAGTGTATTACGGGTTTGCCTTAATCAAAATTATGCGCCACCCTATCAAAACCCTGGCTACTTTAGTTCTGTTGTTTATTCTTTCTTTAACTGCGGTAGGCAGTGGCTTAATTAGAATGGATTTTTTTGCCGCCGATACCATCCGCCTGTTTTATATTAACGTCGAAATGCCCACCACCAGTTCACTAGATGAAACCATGGAGAAGGTACTAGAAGTTGAACAATTAGCTTATCGGGATTTATCAACGGAAGAAACGCGTTCTATTGTGAGCTATTCCGGACAAATGTTCACTGAAACAGAACCTCTGTTTGGTGAACATTTAGGTCAAGTACTAGTCAGTTTAAAGCCACCGGCTGATGGCTTACGCAGTGTTGAGCAAATTATTGAAGATATGCGCACTAAAGTTGCCACAGTAGTAGGCGCCACTAATATTTCCTTCTTAAAATTAGCTGGTGGGCCCCCTACCAGTAAACCAATTAGCGTAAAAGTCAGAGGAAAGGATTACACCGAATTACGCCAAGCTACCGATGCACTAAAAGCTTTTATGGCAAAGGACAATCGGTTTAAAGATATCACTGATGACGATAGCCAAGGTCGCAATAGTTTAACGTTAAAATTAAACTACGATGCAATCAATCAATTAAATATTCTTCCTTCAGATATCCATCGTACTGTTAAAATGTTAGTCGATGGTGAAATTGTCAGTTATGTACAGCACGAAGGGGATCGCATTGCCCTACGCTTAAAATCTACATCTGCTGTCAATAATCAATTTGATGACATTGAAGCACTACTCAGACTATCAGTACCCATCGCCCAGGGTAACAATGTCCCACTACGAGAACTGGTCATTGCCAATACAGAACAAGTTAAAGGTAATATCCGCCACTATAATTTTCTGCGAACCATTACCTTAGAAGCAGATATCGACAAACTACAGATTGATACAGTAGCTGCTAATAAACTGATCCAAGATTATTGGCCAACCATTGCTGCAAATTACCCAAATGCTTCATTAGATTTTTCGGGTGAGCTGGATGATATTCAAGAAAGTATTGATGCTATTGGCATGCTTTTCCTACTGGGTATTGGCTTAATGTATTTAATTTTAAGCACCCAATTTCAAAGTTATTTCCAACCATTGATGGTGTTAATAACTGTTCCAATGGCATTTGTTGGGGTAGTGTTAGGCCTGTTAGTTTCTGGTAACCCACTAAGCTTATTTACAATGTATGGCATAGTTGCGTTAGCAGGTATTGCCGTAAATGCAGCTATAGTCTTGATTTCTACCGCCAATAACAACTTGGCCAAAAATATGAGCTTAATGCATGCCACATTTTATGCCGCCAGAAGAAGGATGCTACCCATTATCATTACGACATTGACAACAATTGCCGGGTTATTTTCTCTAGCAGTTGGTTTAGGGGGGCATTCACTAATTTGGTCGCCAGTGGCTACCGCTATTGTTTGGGGCTTAGTATTTTCATCCTTTTTAACATTATTTATAGTGCCAGTGCTGTATCAAATGTCGATGCAAAGAAAATCCAAAAATAAAATATCTTTGTAA
- a CDS encoding scabin-related ADP-ribosyltransferase: MSIPTIATPLPTQGSREFSDEVTGSHRSRQIKQPKQPIARLINKIATSVAESTQNLEGRPTQTVQPAYSQSNLDENKTRAMYQQLNKEEKIAIHSAAIRSVLEQVVKDNSLNDNIRGAAHEALTGIDRLQQVDVYGYNSLNTLFLSKHKNSQPGLLIQLNSSNKPPYIVINNNQDLRNPEIREALKADFSNYNKSDGKTYFGVNTALDGFGKPNSEWNPETHFRYYKAPLANINEIAEQLVQEKESAIVGNPSESLSKNFINLIPRAVDFMQNGSTLDLPTAVGIPYQLRVEFGKNVSLQSFTQPFTNLAKDVSLIVSAINGDDLQQVQHRQEQAAKVGSWVDVVVSGVISFTGAGAVLTATQAVAGMIDAAVNGHKIDPLDVVTLTLSFLPGGKLGAAISKASKTGGKLVKGGIVATETTLDIVTTARDLKASIKTGNYQQLLGTLIGGTHSARGFKSNALNQTNLDSLNLAKGNFKVEKNGQTSVDVSLSPSRLPDDAFVKTPENVQKTSLIGSYKEVEFFKRDQDNSLWYRQSGVENNSSTWTKASTETAGDNTYHLIQLGGQRWLKTENTDSSPIYLRQFSLNGKKANYVGFTNVDGLRWTRKTNDSNAKWRPMSRLERTAYSLQNAGGLSPLPKDNGGRSNDTAESSQAASSEKAGQSSKTTQADTSSRPKKPAANYPTTQYEKVYRGDSRAPREVFGEGFTPQGTNTDLRNHLNFAGNSAYVATTSSKNQAATYAFGRSSEGNTIGYLYKIGNSPQGIDVASLYKKDPAAQRNQEVAIQDSIPGEDIKGAYEVIGTRHNPKIGKYIPNKNFKKIDSAVIKVLSEGNGAELVKLIGNSASREIVNKLKASHPKISPEQIDIYLSIEVANLNKSHKHIAGLREKSLTGGVFDQPLIKDGKPTTYSNNADGAVNWILDASNSRGNDGNEFSVLLQEYVNNGKDLTDFSVIKELHQKLVPNINKDFRGPVPESPLPSSIGGEVMFKRHLEGLKSNSVPSSTLGKQLFAGVVGYHAFIDGNGRLGRFLYAVTELRNGDFKAMSIDAEKALTGLK, encoded by the coding sequence ATGTCTATACCAACGATAGCCACTCCTTTACCTACACAAGGGAGTCGTGAATTCTCAGACGAAGTAACTGGTTCACACCGATCAAGACAAATTAAGCAACCTAAACAACCTATAGCAAGATTAATTAATAAAATTGCAACAAGTGTTGCAGAAAGTACTCAAAACCTTGAGGGAAGGCCAACTCAAACTGTACAACCAGCCTACAGCCAAAGCAATCTGGATGAGAATAAAACCAGAGCCATGTATCAGCAACTTAATAAAGAGGAAAAAATTGCAATCCATAGCGCAGCGATTAGAAGTGTACTTGAGCAGGTAGTTAAAGATAACAGCTTAAATGACAATATTAGAGGAGCTGCTCATGAAGCCCTGACTGGCATTGACCGCTTACAACAAGTTGATGTGTATGGTTATAATTCTTTAAACACTTTATTTCTTAGCAAACATAAAAATAGTCAGCCGGGTTTACTTATTCAACTAAATAGTTCTAATAAACCACCTTACATTGTTATCAATAATAATCAGGATTTACGAAACCCAGAGATAAGAGAAGCATTAAAAGCAGACTTTTCTAACTACAATAAATCAGATGGAAAAACCTATTTTGGTGTCAACACAGCTCTGGATGGATTTGGCAAACCAAATTCTGAATGGAACCCTGAAACACATTTTCGCTACTATAAAGCCCCTCTTGCCAATATTAATGAAATAGCAGAGCAGTTAGTTCAAGAAAAGGAGTCCGCTATTGTTGGCAACCCGAGTGAAAGCCTAAGCAAAAATTTTATCAACCTTATACCTCGTGCCGTAGACTTTATGCAAAACGGTAGTACATTGGATTTACCCACTGCGGTTGGCATTCCTTATCAACTCCGTGTTGAGTTTGGAAAAAATGTTAGTTTACAGTCATTTACCCAGCCTTTTACCAATTTAGCAAAAGATGTATCACTAATTGTCAGTGCAATTAATGGCGATGATCTACAGCAGGTTCAACACCGTCAAGAGCAAGCTGCAAAGGTAGGTAGCTGGGTTGATGTTGTAGTAAGCGGCGTTATTTCATTTACCGGTGCAGGGGCGGTGCTTACAGCTACTCAGGCTGTCGCCGGAATGATTGATGCTGCCGTTAATGGCCATAAAATCGACCCATTAGATGTCGTTACTCTGACTCTTAGTTTTTTACCCGGCGGAAAACTGGGTGCAGCTATATCAAAAGCCAGTAAAACGGGCGGTAAATTAGTTAAAGGGGGGATTGTTGCTACTGAGACCACGCTTGATATAGTGACCACTGCCCGAGACTTAAAAGCATCTATTAAAACCGGTAATTACCAGCAATTACTCGGCACCTTAATTGGTGGAACCCATTCAGCTCGTGGATTTAAATCTAATGCATTAAATCAAACAAACTTAGATAGCTTAAACCTTGCAAAAGGCAACTTTAAAGTAGAAAAAAATGGCCAGACTTCTGTTGATGTGTCGTTATCACCATCTCGTCTACCAGATGATGCATTTGTCAAAACACCAGAAAATGTTCAGAAAACTTCATTGATAGGCTCATATAAAGAGGTTGAATTTTTTAAGCGAGATCAAGACAATAGTCTCTGGTATCGACAGTCTGGGGTAGAAAACAACAGTTCAACATGGACAAAAGCTTCCACAGAAACAGCCGGTGATAATACCTACCATTTAATACAACTAGGTGGCCAGCGCTGGTTGAAAACAGAAAACACTGACTCATCACCTATTTATTTACGTCAGTTTAGTCTTAATGGAAAAAAAGCTAATTACGTAGGATTTACAAATGTAGATGGTTTACGCTGGACTCGTAAAACTAATGACTCCAATGCAAAATGGCGGCCTATGTCACGCCTCGAAAGAACTGCCTATAGCCTACAAAATGCTGGCGGGTTATCACCACTTCCAAAAGATAATGGTGGCAGGTCAAACGATACAGCAGAGTCTTCTCAAGCGGCATCTTCAGAAAAAGCAGGACAAAGTTCAAAGACAACTCAAGCTGATACAAGTAGCCGACCTAAAAAGCCAGCGGCCAACTATCCTACTACTCAATATGAAAAAGTCTATAGAGGAGATAGCCGAGCACCGCGGGAAGTATTCGGTGAAGGCTTTACCCCCCAAGGTACAAATACAGATTTGCGTAATCACTTAAATTTTGCTGGCAATAGTGCTTATGTTGCAACAACTTCAAGTAAAAATCAGGCAGCTACTTATGCGTTTGGTCGTTCATCTGAGGGTAATACTATTGGTTACTTATATAAGATAGGCAATAGCCCTCAAGGAATAGATGTAGCCAGTTTATACAAAAAAGACCCTGCAGCACAAAGAAACCAAGAAGTCGCCATCCAAGACTCTATACCCGGAGAAGATATTAAAGGTGCCTATGAAGTCATAGGTACTAGACATAATCCCAAAATAGGTAAATATATTCCAAACAAAAACTTTAAAAAGATTGACTCTGCTGTAATTAAAGTACTATCAGAGGGAAATGGAGCGGAGTTGGTTAAACTAATAGGAAATAGCGCCTCACGAGAAATAGTTAATAAATTGAAAGCGTCTCATCCAAAAATCAGTCCCGAGCAAATAGACATTTATCTGAGTATAGAAGTAGCCAACTTAAATAAATCACATAAACATATTGCAGGGCTAAGGGAAAAAAGTTTAACTGGAGGAGTATTTGATCAGCCTCTAATTAAGGATGGAAAACCAACGACCTACAGCAACAATGCAGATGGTGCCGTAAATTGGATTCTCGATGCATCAAATTCGAGAGGCAATGATGGAAATGAATTCTCTGTCTTGTTGCAAGAATATGTAAATAATGGCAAGGATTTAACTGACTTTTCTGTCATTAAAGAGCTGCACCAAAAACTAGTACCCAATATCAATAAAGACTTTCGTGGTCCAGTACCAGAAAGCCCATTGCCATCCAGTATTGGCGGTGAAGTTATGTTTAAACGGCATCTTGAAGGGCTTAAGAGTAACTCTGTACCTAGCAGTACATTAGGTAAGCAGCTCTTTGCAGGAGTAGTTGGCTATCATGCATTTATTGATGGAAATGGCCGATTAGGACGCTTCCTCTATGCTGTTACTGAACTACGAAATGGTGACTTTAAAGCTATGTCTATAGATGCAGAAAAAGCGTTAACAGGCCTTAAATAG
- a CDS encoding PepSY domain-containing protein — protein sequence MKPMLVAFISVFAASSVVADINVTPQQAEQLAKAGTIKPLAELESKAKSQVKGTTVIYSNIEQDDDTGVYEYEAKVQDAQNKLWEVQINAQTGAIVEVELDD from the coding sequence ATGAAACCTATGTTAGTCGCCTTTATTTCAGTTTTTGCTGCTTCTAGTGTTGTTGCTGATATTAATGTCACTCCACAACAAGCTGAGCAACTAGCAAAAGCGGGTACAATCAAGCCATTAGCCGAGCTAGAAAGTAAAGCAAAAAGCCAGGTAAAAGGAACAACGGTTATTTACTCTAATATAGAACAAGATGATGACACTGGTGTGTATGAGTATGAAGCTAAAGTGCAAGATGCTCAGAACAAGTTATGGGAAGTCCAAATCAATGCACAAACTGGTGCAATTGTAGAAGTTGAGCTAGACGACTGA